In one Dermacentor variabilis isolate Ectoservices chromosome 4, ASM5094787v1, whole genome shotgun sequence genomic region, the following are encoded:
- the LOC142577661 gene encoding sulfotransferase 2A6-like, producing the protein MSTTKPFAQNIDGVPRDPHCDPEVLKGALEFRAQEGDLVLLSFPKTGTHWVLYIVQLILKKGQPITSYDEFTQNMVYLGVSHPDDLKQSLPLRVISSHYPLRSELMSSEAKYIYVARNPWDVCVSFYHMATSLSAYRFQHGTFDQFFDAFLSEDVAGCGNYFDHVVSGYELKDIPNVFFVTYENLTKDTRGTVLKLARFLGDSYAADLEKDNRLLNELLERCSADHMKETMVGDLKKNSNPSIDKLLRRLDENCKDGHSGDRKKYCLVREAKVGGWKKYFSREQLRRLEEAIKKVEEISQVMELWSDIHQEATAALTAKQAIKV; encoded by the coding sequence ATGTCGACAACAAAGCCATTCGCTCAAAACATTGATGGTGTCCCAAGAGACCCGCATTGCGACCCTGAAGTCCTTAAAGGAGCATTGGAGTTCCGCGCACAAGAAGGAGATCTGGTCCTGCTTTCATTTCCCAAAACCGGAACGCACTGGGTCCTTTATATTGTGCAGCTTATTCTAAAAAAAGGCCAACCCATCACAAGTTACGATGAGTTCACACAAAACATGGTATATCTGGGGGTGTCACACCCTGACGACTTGAAACAAAGCCTGCCACTGCGTGTGATCTCATCGCATTATCCCTTGAGAAGTGAGTTAATGAGCAGCGAGGCAAAGTACATCTACGTGGCGCGGAACCCGTGGGACGTCTGCGTGTCATTCTACCACATGGCGACAAGTCTCAGCGCTTACCGCTTCCAACATGGCACATTCGACCAGTTCTTCGATGCTTTCCTGAGCGAGGACGTCGCAGGTTGCGGGAACTACTTCGATCACGTGGTTTCCGGATATGAGCTCAAGGACATACCCAACGTGTTTTTCGTGACATATGAGAACTTGACGAAAGACACCCGAGGCACTGTTCTGAAGCTTGCGCGCTTCTTGGGAGACAGCTATGCAGCAGATTTGGAAAAAGATAATCGGTTGCTTAATGAGTTGCTTGAACGATGCTCGGCCGATCACATGAAAGAGACGATGGTCGGGGACCTCAAGAAAAACTCAAATCCTAGTATCGACAAGCTGCTGCGGCGCCTTGACGAGAATTGCAAAGATGGACACAGCGGAGACAGAAAGAAGTACTGCCTCGTAAGAGAAGCCAAAGTGGGTGGGTGGAAGAAGTACTTTTCACGGGAACAGCTGCGGCGCTTGGAAGAAGCGATAAAGAAGGTGGAAGAAATATCGCAGGTGATGGAGCTTTGGAGTGATATACATCAAGAGGCCACTGCGGCGTTAACTGCGAAACAAGCAATAAAGGTGTGA